A window from Candidatus Cloacimonas sp. encodes these proteins:
- a CDS encoding asparagine synthetase B, whose product MFRKALVCARGKGKWSILLIFTILCSGIAMPVSAEILIPMDNTQTNHLKAYGIAFAGLKEHLVGRWLLNYRGGSFLFPDSGNLTALCNIRGVRYENISSSAIAAILTEIQANNMESIALEKEPKIAVYIPPNALPWDDAVTMALDYAEIEYDRIWDDEVLAGKLPEYDWLHLHHEDFSGQYGKFYGSYRNTSWYQNDVRVNEAMAAKHGFAKVWQLKHSVAEKIRNYVINGGFMFAMCAATDTYDIALAAKDVDIVDAAIDGDGIDPQYQSKLDFSRTFAFENFTLRPNPYEYEFSDIDASDYSSLRGPEADYFQLFDFSAKYDPVPTMLTQCHTNVINGFLGQTTSFFKDKVKKSVIILAEVPGQNEVKYIHGNVGKGTFTFYGGHDPEDYQHKVGDPETILELHKNSPGYRLILNNVLFPAAEKKQLKT is encoded by the coding sequence TTGTTCAGAAAAGCATTGGTGTGTGCAAGGGGGAAAGGGAAATGGTCTATTCTGCTGATTTTCACAATATTATGCAGCGGGATAGCTATGCCCGTATCTGCTGAAATATTAATTCCGATGGATAACACCCAGACCAATCACCTGAAAGCTTATGGCATTGCTTTTGCCGGATTGAAAGAACATCTTGTCGGCAGGTGGCTGTTAAACTATCGGGGAGGCAGTTTTCTTTTTCCCGATTCGGGTAATTTAACAGCTCTCTGTAATATCCGGGGGGTTCGTTACGAGAATATATCCTCCTCTGCCATCGCGGCAATTTTAACAGAAATTCAGGCAAACAATATGGAAAGCATTGCTCTGGAAAAAGAACCTAAAATAGCGGTTTATATCCCTCCGAATGCTCTTCCCTGGGATGATGCTGTAACTATGGCTTTAGATTATGCCGAAATTGAATATGATCGGATTTGGGATGATGAGGTTTTGGCAGGTAAGCTTCCGGAATATGATTGGCTGCATTTGCACCATGAGGACTTTTCAGGTCAGTATGGCAAGTTCTATGGTTCCTATAGAAATACCAGTTGGTATCAGAATGATGTGCGCGTAAATGAAGCAATGGCAGCTAAACACGGTTTTGCCAAGGTTTGGCAATTGAAACATTCAGTAGCGGAAAAAATACGCAACTATGTAATAAACGGCGGTTTTATGTTCGCTATGTGTGCAGCTACGGATACTTATGATATTGCTTTAGCAGCCAAAGATGTAGATATTGTAGATGCTGCTATTGACGGTGATGGCATAGACCCCCAATATCAAAGTAAGCTGGATTTTTCCCGCACTTTTGCCTTTGAGAATTTTACTTTGCGACCCAATCCCTATGAATATGAATTTTCCGATATAGATGCCAGTGATTATTCCAGTTTACGAGGTCCCGAAGCAGATTATTTTCAGCTGTTTGATTTCAGTGCAAAGTATGATCCTGTGCCCACAATGCTTACTCAATGTCATACAAATGTAATTAACGGTTTTTTAGGGCAGACCACTTCCTTTTTTAAAGACAAAGTGAAGAAGAGTGTAATTATTTTGGCGGAAGTTCCTGGTCAGAACGAAGTTAAATATATTCATGGCAATGTTGGTAAAGGCACTTTCACTTTTTATGGCGGTCACGATCCTGAGGACTATCAGCATAAAGTAGGTGATCCGGAAACAATCCTGGAACTGCATAAGAATTCTCCCGGCTATCGTTTAATCCTGAATAATGTCCTTTTTCCTGCTGCGGAAAAGAAACAGCTGAAGACCTGA
- a CDS encoding AEC family transporter, protein MNPFIEKIIPLILAFFIGIAFKLLKLLSKDDAPVLLRVVLNVCLPALTIIAIANIQLQAEMALIPFTAVIVVFSMYCISRITGKYLKMEKTTFGSFLVGTMIMNTAYALPFFFAAFGNEGLARASLFDIGNTFMIFTFTYYNAIKYGDNGKTGKVEWKKFLRLPPLWALVIALSWKLSRLPMPPLALNFLNLLGQPTVPLMMIALGLYFNPRRCNIGKAAIAIFIRMGVGLGIGIALSALLGLKGITGTVVTVCSALPIGFNTLIFSNLENLDREFAATIVSISIFIALFYVPWLIYWFS, encoded by the coding sequence ATGAATCCTTTTATTGAAAAGATAATTCCCCTCATTCTGGCTTTTTTTATCGGTATTGCCTTTAAACTGCTGAAACTATTGTCTAAAGATGATGCTCCAGTGCTTTTACGGGTAGTGCTGAATGTTTGTTTACCCGCGTTAACGATTATTGCAATTGCGAACATTCAGCTGCAAGCGGAGATGGCATTAATTCCTTTCACGGCTGTTATCGTGGTTTTTTCAATGTATTGCATCTCCCGCATTACAGGAAAATACTTGAAGATGGAGAAAACCACTTTCGGCAGTTTTCTGGTGGGTACAATGATTATGAATACAGCTTATGCTCTGCCTTTTTTCTTTGCCGCTTTTGGCAATGAAGGACTTGCCAGAGCGTCGCTGTTTGATATTGGCAATACCTTTATGATTTTTACTTTCACCTATTACAATGCCATAAAATATGGAGATAACGGAAAAACAGGGAAAGTTGAGTGGAAGAAGTTCTTGCGTTTGCCTCCGTTATGGGCTTTGGTAATTGCCCTATCCTGGAAATTATCCCGGCTGCCGATGCCTCCTCTGGCTTTAAACTTTTTGAATTTGCTGGGGCAACCAACCGTGCCTTTGATGATGATCGCCCTGGGGCTATATTTTAATCCCCGACGCTGTAATATCGGGAAAGCAGCAATTGCCATTTTCATTAGAATGGGCGTGGGCTTGGGAATTGGAATTGCCCTTTCTGCTCTTTTGGGTTTAAAAGGAATAACCGGAACGGTAGTAACTGTTTGTTCTGCTTTACCTATCGGTTTTAATACTCTTATTTTTTCCAATCTGGAAAATTTGGATAGAGAGTTTGCCGCTACGATTGTTTCTATTTCCATTTTTATTGCTTTGTTCTATGTTCCTTGGCTAATTTATTGGTTTAGCTGA
- a CDS encoding inorganic phosphate transporter, which yields MIFIYLLSGLFLGWSLGANDTGNIFGAAVETRMLKFKTAALIASIFIFLGAVLEGSGPSGTLGRLGSVDALGGAFTVALAAALTITAIVRTGIPVSTSQTIVGAIIGWNYFSGRLTDYRSLLTIVSSWVIAFVLSGIIAALLFYLIRPIINRGRIHLLEQDVYTRLGLIVIGAFGAFSLGANNIANVVGVFVPVTPFKDLNLGGFTLSAVQQLYILGAISIIVGIYTYSQKVMRTVGKDIFHLSPVTALIAVTAEAIVLFIFASRGLQNLLLSIGLPPLPLVPVSSTQVIVGAVVGIGLVKGGKNIRYNILGKVSLAWIAAPVIAFVFAFIALFIVQNVFEQTVFQQTVYTFNRITIQQIEKEGLDTSHLSSVNGHRFDREMEVYKELGGEKYFSRSEMLKIIRIAEVYPLQVNTKLLLDKGLANHFSQKQLEALIKLENREFKHKWQLEETLSQDPSWQKRKELGERDKLYNQNLEEQFNLLFRTFYFPPSR from the coding sequence ATGATATTTATCTATTTACTCAGCGGACTTTTTTTAGGTTGGTCTTTAGGGGCTAACGATACAGGCAATATTTTTGGTGCTGCGGTAGAAACCAGAATGTTGAAATTCAAGACCGCTGCTTTAATTGCCTCTATTTTCATCTTTTTAGGAGCGGTTTTGGAGGGCAGCGGTCCTTCCGGAACTTTGGGTCGTTTGGGTAGTGTTGATGCTTTAGGAGGTGCTTTCACAGTTGCCCTGGCAGCTGCCTTAACAATTACCGCTATTGTTAGAACAGGCATTCCGGTTTCCACCTCCCAAACAATTGTAGGTGCAATTATTGGCTGGAACTATTTTTCAGGTCGGTTAACCGATTATCGTAGTTTACTAACTATTGTTTCCAGCTGGGTTATTGCCTTTGTGCTTTCCGGAATTATTGCTGCTTTGCTTTTCTACTTAATTCGTCCCATCATCAATAGGGGTAGGATTCATCTTTTGGAGCAGGATGTTTATACGCGTTTGGGTTTAATTGTAATTGGGGCTTTTGGTGCTTTTTCTTTAGGAGCCAATAATATTGCTAATGTTGTTGGGGTTTTTGTGCCGGTAACTCCTTTCAAAGATCTTAATTTAGGTGGTTTTACTCTTTCGGCGGTGCAGCAGCTCTATATTTTAGGTGCAATTTCAATTATTGTAGGAATATACACCTATTCTCAAAAAGTTATGCGAACCGTGGGGAAGGACATCTTTCATCTTTCTCCTGTAACTGCTCTCATAGCTGTAACGGCTGAAGCGATTGTGCTTTTTATCTTTGCCTCGCGGGGGTTGCAAAATCTGCTTTTGAGTATAGGTTTGCCTCCCCTTCCTTTAGTGCCTGTTTCTTCTACTCAAGTAATCGTTGGAGCGGTTGTGGGAATTGGTCTTGTGAAAGGTGGCAAGAATATTCGTTACAATATCTTAGGCAAGGTTTCGCTGGCTTGGATAGCTGCCCCGGTGATTGCTTTTGTCTTTGCTTTCATTGCTTTGTTTATCGTTCAGAATGTTTTTGAGCAAACTGTCTTTCAGCAAACGGTTTATACTTTCAACCGCATAACTATTCAGCAAATAGAAAAAGAAGGGCTGGATACAAGCCATCTCTCATCTGTTAATGGTCATAGATTTGATAGAGAGATGGAGGTGTATAAAGAATTAGGGGGCGAGAAATATTTTTCGCGTTCCGAAATGCTGAAAATTATTCGCATTGCGGAAGTGTATCCTTTGCAGGTAAACACGAAACTGCTTTTGGATAAAGGGTTGGCAAATCATTTTAGTCAAAAGCAGCTGGAGGCACTAATAAAACTGGAAAACAGAGAATTCAAACATAAATGGCAGCTGGAAGAAACGCTTTCCCAAGACCCTTCGTGGCAAAAAAGGAAAGAGCTTGGCGAAAGAGATAAACTTTACAATCAAAACCTGGAAGAGCAATTTAACCTGCTGTTTCGCACCTTCTATTTTCCACCTTCCCGATGA
- a CDS encoding DUF47 family protein: MALILKTTRFIETQIDAFLDILSDSSTTFELAIEDYLNNRIDQFENRLAQIRENEHRADDLRVSIERFLYERTLIPENRGDVLAILENTDEVIDNIKDSLVQFSIELPQIPNCLNDLWMQTTKSSSNAVEQLSFAVRSFFRDLAAVNNYIHKVYFFEREADHLGERLRREIFNMDIELSQKSQLRYFANHIEKISDYAQVVCDRLSIYVIKRQL; encoded by the coding sequence ATGGCTTTAATTTTAAAAACTACCCGGTTTATTGAAACGCAAATTGATGCTTTTCTGGATATTTTAAGCGATTCCTCTACCACTTTTGAGCTGGCAATTGAAGATTATCTCAATAACCGGATTGACCAATTTGAAAACCGTCTTGCCCAAATAAGGGAAAATGAACATCGGGCAGATGATTTAAGAGTTAGCATTGAACGCTTTCTTTATGAACGCACGCTGATTCCTGAAAACAGAGGTGATGTTCTTGCTATTTTGGAAAATACCGATGAAGTTATTGATAATATTAAGGATTCGCTGGTGCAGTTTTCCATTGAACTGCCCCAAATTCCTAATTGCTTAAATGACCTGTGGATGCAAACTACTAAGTCCTCAAGTAATGCTGTAGAACAGCTTTCTTTTGCGGTGCGTTCTTTTTTTAGAGACCTGGCTGCCGTTAATAATTACATTCATAAGGTCTATTTTTTTGAGCGCGAAGCAGATCACTTAGGGGAACGATTGCGGAGGGAAATATTCAATATGGATATTGAACTCTCTCAAAAAAGTCAGCTGCGTTATTTTGCCAATCATATAGAAAAAATTTCGGATTACGCACAAGTTGTTTGTGACCGTCTTTCCATTTATGTAATTAAGCGCCAGCTCTAA